The following coding sequences lie in one uncultured Mailhella sp. genomic window:
- a CDS encoding AI-2E family transporter, with amino-acid sequence MARCLAVVAIVLWFTLLSSYLTSVFIAAVAAALTLPIYRWLRARMAKTSAIALFSVGLVICVATPITIVIVMVVPQALEGARRLSAWWQNGHPIPPAISYHVGEAYRFFVENVPNATEYLDKLESDFNAVVNAVIKNVLSKGLNLAGDTMGMVWSVCLFMVFTCLIVVYAPAIRRVVLQVLPQRDDMVDRFVAVLHNASRSVFISIVFVPIIQGTLTGIGLRLLDVPDPAFWGLLAVFSAVIPLAGTAIVWLPITVYLWATQSLASALMLLAWGSIVVSGSDNLLRPYFLKTGIEVSMVVLLLSIVCSLAVFGAVGIIAGPVMVALARQAMVESELISRKHNGI; translated from the coding sequence ATGGCCCGCTGTCTGGCTGTTGTTGCTATTGTTTTATGGTTTACGCTGCTTTCGTCGTATCTCACGAGCGTGTTCATTGCGGCCGTTGCAGCGGCGCTTACGCTGCCCATCTATCGCTGGCTGCGCGCGAGAATGGCCAAAACATCGGCCATCGCCCTTTTTTCCGTCGGCCTGGTGATATGCGTCGCCACGCCCATCACCATAGTGATAGTCATGGTGGTGCCGCAGGCGCTCGAAGGCGCGCGTCGTCTCAGCGCCTGGTGGCAGAACGGGCATCCCATACCACCGGCCATATCCTATCACGTGGGCGAGGCGTACCGATTCTTTGTGGAAAATGTTCCCAACGCTACGGAATACCTAGATAAACTGGAGAGCGACTTCAATGCCGTGGTCAACGCCGTCATCAAGAACGTGCTTTCCAAGGGCCTGAATCTTGCCGGCGACACCATGGGCATGGTGTGGTCGGTGTGTCTTTTCATGGTGTTCACCTGCCTCATCGTCGTGTACGCCCCGGCCATACGCCGGGTGGTGCTCCAGGTGCTGCCCCAGCGTGACGACATGGTGGATCGCTTTGTTGCCGTGCTGCACAACGCCAGTCGTTCCGTGTTCATCAGCATCGTGTTCGTGCCCATCATTCAGGGCACGCTCACGGGCATCGGCCTGCGCCTTCTCGACGTGCCCGATCCCGCGTTCTGGGGACTGCTGGCCGTGTTTTCGGCGGTGATTCCGCTGGCGGGCACGGCCATCGTGTGGCTGCCCATCACCGTGTATTTGTGGGCCACGCAGTCGCTGGCTTCGGCGCTGATGCTGCTGGCCTGGGGCAGCATTGTGGTTTCCGGCTCAGACAACCTTCTGCGGCCGTACTTTCTCAAGACGGGCATTGAAGTTTCCATGGTGGTGCTGCTTCTCTCCATCGTGTGCAGTCTGGCGGTATTCGGCGCGGTGGGCATCATTGCCGGCCCGGTGATGGTGGCCCTGGCCCGTCAGGCCATGGTGGAGAGCGAACTTATTTCCCGAAAGCACAACGGAATATGA
- a CDS encoding TetR/AcrR family transcriptional regulator, whose translation MKSVTKKEALLQAAKELFGEYGFAETTFKKISDRAGVALGLLTHHYGNKEKLFFAAGMDVLEHFLSVLRSATEGAPDGLTGVLCFCRAYLEFSVDPHTNWLVLVRCSPYSDMKASDDREIMLRKFAEVHHLLEIQLQRGVADGTITTLTPSSTAQVIVGLMVGANRTRVLTPYTYGSSENFYTETLSFVERAITSGKPRTA comes from the coding sequence ATGAAAAGCGTCACTAAAAAGGAAGCCCTTCTGCAGGCAGCCAAGGAACTTTTCGGCGAGTACGGCTTTGCCGAAACCACGTTCAAAAAAATTTCCGACAGGGCGGGAGTCGCGCTGGGCCTTCTCACCCATCATTACGGCAACAAGGAAAAGCTGTTCTTTGCCGCGGGTATGGACGTACTGGAACATTTTCTGAGCGTACTGCGTTCCGCCACGGAAGGCGCGCCCGACGGCCTTACCGGCGTGCTCTGCTTCTGCCGTGCCTATCTTGAATTTTCCGTCGATCCGCACACCAACTGGCTTGTGCTCGTGCGCTGCTCTCCCTACAGCGACATGAAGGCCAGCGACGATCGGGAAATCATGCTCCGCAAATTTGCGGAAGTGCATCATCTTCTCGAAATCCAGCTTCAGCGCGGCGTTGCCGACGGTACGATCACCACGCTCACGCCCTCCAGCACGGCGCAGGTCATCGTGGGCCTCATGGTCGGCGCGAACCGCACGCGCGTGCTCACGCCCTACACCTACGGCTCTTCCGAGAACTTCTACACCGAAACCCTTTCCTTCGTCGAACGCGCCATCACCAGCGGAAAACCCAGGACAGCATAA
- a CDS encoding undecaprenyl-diphosphate phosphatase: MDSLITAALLGLVEGLTEFLPVSSSGHLVLASSLLGFSGPGASTFEVVIQVGAILAVLALYWRRFLGLLRFSGNKRGFAGLRGILMLVLTTLPAASLGLLLHGFIKSLFTPATVAAALVCGAVLMLVVEHMLAPKQNNMPVQNIDQLTPLQALGIGCFQCLALWPGFSRSASTLMGGMILGVRREVAAEYSFIAAVPIIIGAAGYDLLKSLSLFTAADVPFFLVGSLCAFLSAIAAMRCFISLLGHVTLKPFAVYRLLLAIPVYLFMLR, translated from the coding sequence ATGGATTCCCTCATCACCGCCGCCCTGCTCGGGCTCGTGGAAGGGCTCACCGAATTCCTTCCCGTTTCTTCCTCCGGTCATCTCGTGCTCGCCTCCAGCCTTCTGGGCTTTTCCGGTCCGGGGGCGTCCACCTTCGAGGTGGTCATTCAGGTGGGTGCCATTCTCGCCGTGCTTGCCCTCTACTGGCGGCGCTTTCTCGGCCTGCTTCGCTTCTCTGGAAACAAGCGCGGTTTTGCCGGACTGCGCGGCATTCTGATGCTCGTGCTCACCACTCTGCCCGCCGCATCTCTGGGACTTCTGCTGCACGGCTTCATCAAATCGCTGTTCACGCCCGCCACGGTGGCGGCCGCTCTGGTGTGCGGCGCCGTTCTCATGCTCGTGGTGGAACACATGCTCGCCCCGAAGCAGAACAACATGCCCGTGCAGAACATTGATCAGCTCACCCCCCTGCAGGCGCTCGGCATAGGCTGCTTCCAGTGCCTCGCCCTGTGGCCCGGCTTCTCCCGCTCCGCCTCCACGCTCATGGGCGGCATGATACTCGGCGTGCGCCGCGAAGTTGCTGCGGAATACTCCTTCATTGCGGCCGTGCCCATCATCATCGGCGCAGCGGGCTACGATCTTCTGAAATCGCTCTCCCTGTTCACCGCGGCGGACGTCCCCTTCTTCCTTGTCGGATCGCTGTGCGCCTTCCTTTCCGCCATCGCCGCCATGCGCTGCTTCATCTCCCTGCTCGGACACGTCACCCTCAAGCCTTTTGCCGTCTATCGCCTGCTGCTCGCCATTCCGGTGTACCTCTTCATGCTGCGATAA
- a CDS encoding manganese-dependent inorganic pyrophosphatase has translation MASPSRPQRIQVFGHKNPDTDSVIGAIALAELQNQRGIPSSPKVQGSTNPETNFVMQRFNIKPPRILESAAGRQVSLVDFSDIAQAPHGFESSTIVSLVDHHKLGDVTTSSPLEMWVWPVGCSNTILKSMYDFYGGYVPTYLAGGMLCAILSDTVLFRSPTTTDADRRAAAELAEIAGVDDIMALGMDMFRAKSDLHDSADNLFQRDYKEFDINGRKVGIGQLELMDAGMIDPIKADLFKAARKLLDEHGCHTVMFLATDIIKEGSQMLVVSRDMSVTEKAFNVTLDPYRMPKVRNVAPAYAKENQSEYHEHQGNADAPWADALAEKWMPGMLSRKKQVLPFLMDAFNSLD, from the coding sequence ATGGCTTCCCCTTCCCGTCCTCAGCGCATTCAGGTGTTCGGCCACAAAAACCCTGATACCGATTCCGTCATCGGCGCCATCGCCCTTGCGGAACTTCAGAATCAGCGGGGCATTCCCTCCAGCCCCAAGGTGCAGGGCAGCACGAATCCCGAAACCAATTTCGTCATGCAGCGCTTCAACATCAAGCCCCCGCGCATTCTGGAAAGCGCCGCCGGCCGTCAGGTGAGCCTGGTGGACTTTTCCGACATCGCTCAGGCGCCGCACGGCTTTGAAAGCAGCACCATCGTGTCGCTGGTCGATCATCACAAGCTCGGCGACGTCACCACCTCCTCGCCGCTGGAAATGTGGGTCTGGCCCGTGGGATGCAGCAACACCATTCTCAAGTCCATGTACGACTTCTACGGCGGCTACGTGCCCACCTATCTTGCGGGCGGCATGCTCTGCGCCATCCTTTCCGACACGGTGCTCTTCCGCTCCCCCACCACCACCGACGCCGACCGCCGCGCCGCGGCCGAACTTGCCGAAATCGCGGGAGTAGACGACATCATGGCTCTCGGCATGGACATGTTCCGCGCCAAGTCCGACCTGCACGACTCCGCCGACAACCTCTTCCAGCGCGACTATAAGGAATTCGACATCAACGGCCGCAAGGTAGGCATAGGTCAGCTCGAACTCATGGACGCCGGCATGATTGATCCCATCAAGGCCGATCTCTTCAAGGCCGCGCGCAAGCTGCTCGACGAACACGGCTGCCACACCGTCATGTTCCTCGCCACCGACATCATCAAGGAAGGCTCGCAGATGCTTGTGGTCTCCCGCGACATGTCCGTGACCGAAAAGGCCTTCAACGTGACGCTGGATCCGTACAGAATGCCCAAGGTACGCAACGTGGCTCCGGCCTACGCCAAGGAAAACCAGTCGGAATATCACGAACATCAGGGCAATGCCGATGCTCCCTGGGCCGACGCTCTGGCCGAAAAGTGGATGCCCGGCATGCTGAGCCGCAAAAAGCAGGTGCTGCCTTTTCTCATGGACGCCTTTAATTCGCTTGACTAG
- the fdnG gene encoding formate dehydrogenase-N subunit alpha, producing the protein MAYTRRSFLKMVGAGAMCLSLAHFGFDLKEAKAYATSLKIEGAKEVSTVCPFCAVCCQVIAYVKDGKLISTEGDPDFPVNEGSLCAKGAALLSMYTGEHRLTKPMYRAPYSDKWVEKDWDWTLQQIARRVKTARDNDFIVKNAKGQTVNRLESVFCMGTSHASNEECAVIHQAMRSLGVVHIDHQARVUHSPTVPALSESFGRGAMTNHWIDIKNADAVLIMGSNAAEHHPVSFKWIMRAKDAGATIMHVDPKFSRTSARCDFHVPIRSGTDIAFLGGMINYIIESGSWFKDYVVNYTNATYVLADSYDFKDGLFSGYNAEKRTYDRSSWTFKRDEKGAPVRDFTLKDERCVFNVMAKHYSRYTLDNVSSITGVSKENLLKVYKIFCATGKPDKAGTILYAIGWTQHTVGVQNIRASAIIQLLLGNIGVAGGGINALRGEPNVQGSTDHALLYHNLPGYHNAPLAQWQTLEEYNKANTPVTHIPNSANWWSNRPKYVTSLLKGWFGDAATAENDFCYSWLPKCEDGEDYSYMYAMDRMLNDKMRGGFIFGVNPMNSFPNTNKMRAALDHLDWLVVGEIHNSETSDNWHRPGADPSTKKTEVFLLPSAHRVEKEGTISNSGRWLQWFDKAVEPAGEARNFGDIYVPLINTIRELYKKEGGAFPDPLLKLNWTDKFDASDWAKRINGFFWKDTVVNGKTYKRGQLVPAFGNLQADGSTSSLNWLYTGSWTEEEGNKSKRRDPSQTEMQAKIGIYPNWSWCWPINRRILYNRASVDLQGKPWNPDKAVIEWKDGAWVGDVPDGPWPPIADEKNGRLPFIMTTDGAAQLFGPGRVDGPFPEHYEPAESPVASHPFSSQLTSPCFKFHKSEFDKFAAPADPRYPIVLTTYSMTEHWCGGGETRNVPNLLEAEPQLYVEMSQELAKEKGIENGDGVIIESARGKVEAIAMVTIRLRPFTIMGKTVHLIGMPFAYGWTTPGCGDSTNRLTVTAYDPNTTIPETKACCVNIRKADKLTEIA; encoded by the coding sequence ATGGCGTACACACGTAGAAGCTTTCTGAAAATGGTCGGCGCGGGAGCCATGTGCCTTTCGCTCGCCCATTTTGGATTTGATCTGAAAGAGGCGAAGGCATATGCCACGTCCTTGAAAATTGAAGGCGCGAAGGAAGTCAGCACCGTGTGCCCCTTCTGCGCCGTCTGCTGCCAGGTCATCGCGTATGTGAAGGACGGCAAGCTCATCTCCACGGAAGGCGATCCCGACTTCCCCGTCAACGAAGGCAGCCTCTGCGCCAAGGGCGCGGCCCTGCTTTCCATGTACACCGGCGAACATCGTCTCACCAAGCCCATGTATCGCGCCCCCTACAGCGACAAGTGGGTCGAAAAGGACTGGGACTGGACGCTGCAGCAGATCGCCCGCCGCGTGAAGACCGCCCGAGACAACGACTTCATCGTGAAGAACGCCAAGGGTCAGACCGTCAACAGGCTTGAGTCCGTGTTTTGCATGGGCACCTCTCATGCCTCCAACGAAGAGTGCGCCGTCATTCATCAGGCGATGCGCAGCCTGGGGGTCGTGCATATCGACCACCAGGCGCGTGTCTGACACAGCCCGACTGTACCGGCTCTGTCAGAGTCGTTCGGACGTGGGGCTATGACGAATCACTGGATCGACATCAAGAACGCTGATGCCGTCCTGATTATGGGCAGCAATGCTGCAGAACATCATCCCGTATCCTTCAAGTGGATCATGCGGGCCAAGGACGCCGGAGCCACCATCATGCACGTGGATCCCAAGTTCTCCCGCACCTCGGCGCGTTGCGATTTTCATGTGCCGATCCGCTCCGGTACGGACATCGCCTTCCTCGGAGGCATGATAAACTATATCATCGAATCGGGAAGCTGGTTCAAGGACTACGTGGTGAACTACACCAACGCCACCTATGTGCTGGCCGATTCGTATGACTTCAAAGACGGTCTCTTCAGCGGCTACAACGCCGAAAAGAGAACATACGACCGCTCTTCCTGGACCTTCAAGCGCGACGAGAAGGGAGCTCCCGTACGCGACTTCACGCTCAAGGACGAACGCTGCGTATTCAACGTCATGGCAAAGCACTACTCCCGCTACACGCTGGACAACGTTTCCAGCATCACGGGCGTATCGAAAGAAAACCTCTTGAAGGTCTATAAGATCTTCTGCGCCACAGGAAAGCCGGACAAGGCCGGAACCATTCTGTACGCCATCGGCTGGACTCAGCACACGGTGGGCGTGCAGAACATCCGCGCGTCGGCCATCATTCAGCTTCTGCTGGGCAACATCGGCGTGGCCGGCGGCGGCATCAACGCCCTGCGCGGCGAACCCAACGTGCAGGGGTCTACGGACCATGCCCTGCTCTACCACAACCTTCCCGGCTACCACAACGCGCCCCTCGCGCAGTGGCAGACGCTGGAGGAATACAACAAGGCCAACACTCCCGTCACGCACATTCCCAACAGCGCCAACTGGTGGAGCAATCGTCCCAAGTACGTGACCAGTCTGCTCAAGGGCTGGTTCGGCGACGCCGCCACCGCGGAAAACGATTTCTGCTACAGCTGGCTGCCCAAGTGCGAAGACGGCGAGGACTACTCGTACATGTACGCCATGGACCGCATGCTCAACGACAAGATGCGCGGCGGCTTCATTTTCGGCGTGAACCCCATGAACAGTTTCCCCAACACCAACAAGATGCGCGCCGCTCTGGATCATCTGGACTGGCTGGTGGTGGGTGAAATTCACAACTCCGAAACCTCGGACAACTGGCATCGGCCCGGCGCTGATCCTTCCACCAAGAAGACGGAAGTCTTCCTGCTGCCCTCCGCGCACCGCGTGGAGAAGGAAGGAACCATCAGCAACAGCGGCCGCTGGCTGCAGTGGTTCGACAAGGCAGTGGAACCTGCGGGTGAAGCCCGCAACTTCGGCGACATCTACGTGCCGCTCATCAACACCATCCGCGAGCTGTACAAGAAGGAAGGCGGAGCCTTCCCGGATCCTCTTCTCAAGCTGAACTGGACCGACAAGTTCGACGCCTCCGACTGGGCAAAGCGCATCAACGGCTTCTTCTGGAAGGATACCGTGGTCAACGGCAAGACCTACAAGCGCGGACAGCTTGTGCCCGCCTTCGGCAATCTTCAGGCCGACGGCTCCACCTCTTCGCTGAACTGGCTGTACACCGGCAGCTGGACCGAAGAGGAAGGCAACAAGTCCAAGCGCCGCGATCCCAGCCAGACCGAGATGCAGGCGAAGATCGGCATCTACCCGAACTGGTCGTGGTGCTGGCCCATCAACCGCCGCATTCTGTACAACCGCGCGTCCGTGGATCTTCAGGGCAAGCCCTGGAATCCTGACAAGGCGGTCATCGAATGGAAGGACGGCGCGTGGGTGGGCGACGTGCCCGACGGTCCGTGGCCGCCCATAGCCGACGAGAAGAACGGACGCCTGCCGTTCATCATGACCACCGACGGCGCGGCACAGCTCTTCGGACCCGGACGTGTTGACGGTCCATTCCCCGAGCACTACGAGCCCGCCGAGTCGCCCGTGGCTTCGCATCCGTTCTCCAGTCAGCTGACCTCGCCCTGCTTCAAGTTCCACAAGAGCGAGTTCGACAAGTTTGCGGCTCCGGCCGATCCGCGCTACCCCATCGTGCTGACCACCTACAGCATGACGGAACACTGGTGCGGCGGCGGCGAAACCCGCAACGTGCCCAACCTGCTTGAGGCCGAACCTCAGCTCTATGTGGAAATGAGCCAGGAACTCGCCAAGGAAAAGGGCATCGAGAACGGTGACGGCGTCATCATCGAGAGCGCCCGCGGCAAGGTGGAAGCCATTGCCATGGTGACCATCCGCCTGCGTCCGTTCACGATCATGGGCAAGACCGTCCATCTCATAGGCATGCCTTTCGCCTATGGCTGGACCACTCCCGGCTGCGGCGATTCCACGAACCGCCTCACCGTGACCGCCTATGACCCGAACACCACCATTCCTGAAACGAAAGCTTGCTGCGTGAACATCCGCAAGGCCGACAAGCTGACCGAAATAGCCTGA
- a CDS encoding 4Fe-4S dicluster domain-containing protein produces the protein MPKAFLIDTTRCTACRGCQLACKEWHNLPANATKQRGSHQNPPDLNPNNLKIVRFHEHFDEQGNVVWNFFPDQCRHCLTPICVDLANLAVPGSMIQDKATGAVLVTEKCKQLAPADIKAIMEACPYNIPRYNEQTKMLTKCDMCIDRVSAGLQPMCVKTCPTGAMFFGERAEVLEEAQKRLARIKERYPKARLVDTEDVSVIYLLAEEPKHYYEFASFG, from the coding sequence ATGCCTAAAGCATTCCTCATAGACACAACAAGATGCACGGCCTGCCGCGGCTGCCAGCTGGCATGCAAGGAGTGGCACAACCTGCCCGCCAACGCCACCAAGCAGCGGGGCTCGCATCAGAATCCCCCGGATCTCAATCCCAACAACCTTAAAATCGTCCGCTTCCACGAACACTTCGACGAGCAGGGCAACGTGGTGTGGAACTTCTTCCCCGATCAGTGCCGCCACTGCCTCACGCCGATCTGCGTGGATCTGGCCAATCTTGCCGTTCCCGGATCCATGATTCAGGACAAGGCCACCGGCGCAGTGCTCGTCACGGAAAAATGCAAGCAGCTGGCTCCGGCCGACATCAAGGCCATCATGGAAGCCTGCCCGTACAACATTCCCCGGTACAACGAACAGACCAAAATGCTGACCAAATGCGACATGTGCATCGACCGCGTGTCCGCAGGTCTTCAGCCCATGTGCGTGAAAACCTGCCCCACGGGCGCCATGTTCTTCGGCGAACGCGCGGAAGTGCTGGAAGAGGCGCAGAAACGTCTGGCACGCATCAAGGAACGCTATCCCAAAGCCCGCCTTGTGGACACGGAAGACGTGAGCGTCATCTATCTTCTGGCCGAGGAGCCCAAGCACTATTACGAGTTCGCGAGCTTCGGCTAG